A genomic stretch from Photobacterium atrarenae includes:
- the trkA gene encoding Trk system potassium transporter TrkA produces MKIIILGAGQVGGTLAENLVGENNDITIVDKDPERLRELQDKYDLRVVQGFASHPRTLREAGAQDADMLVAVTNSDETNMIACQIAFTLFNTPNRVARIRSPEYLKEKEQLFQSDAVPVDHLIAPEELVTGYIERLIEYPGALQVVGFAEDKVGLVAVKAYYGGPLVGNALSALREHMPHIDTRVAAIFRQGRPIRPQGTTIIEADDEVFFVAASNHIRSVMSELQRLEKPYKRLMIVGGGNIGAGLARRLEQSYSVKLIERNPARAESLSEMLENTIVFCGDASDQELLSEEHIEQIDVFVAVTNDDEANIMSAMLAKRMGAKKVMVLIQRGAYVDLVQGGTIDIAISPQQATISALLTHVRKADIVNVSSLRRGAAEAIEAIAHGDASTSKVVGRAIGEIKLPPGTTIGAVVRGDEVLIAHDRTVIEQDDHVVMFLVDKKYIPDVERLFQPSPFFL; encoded by the coding sequence ATGAAGATAATCATCCTTGGCGCCGGCCAGGTCGGCGGCACACTAGCCGAAAACCTGGTGGGCGAGAATAATGACATCACCATTGTCGACAAAGATCCGGAGCGACTGCGCGAGTTGCAGGACAAGTATGATCTGCGGGTCGTGCAAGGATTTGCCAGCCATCCCCGTACCCTGCGGGAAGCCGGCGCCCAGGATGCCGATATGTTGGTTGCCGTCACCAACTCCGACGAAACCAACATGATTGCTTGTCAGATTGCATTTACCCTGTTTAACACCCCGAACCGGGTGGCCCGGATCCGCTCGCCGGAATACCTCAAGGAAAAAGAGCAACTCTTCCAGTCCGATGCGGTGCCGGTCGATCACCTGATCGCCCCGGAAGAGCTGGTGACCGGCTACATTGAACGTCTGATTGAATACCCGGGCGCACTGCAGGTGGTCGGGTTTGCCGAAGACAAGGTCGGCCTGGTGGCGGTGAAAGCCTATTACGGCGGCCCGCTGGTCGGCAATGCCCTGTCGGCCCTGCGCGAGCACATGCCGCACATCGATACCCGGGTGGCGGCCATCTTCCGCCAGGGACGACCGATCCGCCCCCAAGGCACCACGATAATCGAAGCTGATGACGAAGTCTTTTTCGTTGCTGCCAGCAACCATATCCGCTCGGTGATGAGTGAGTTGCAACGGCTGGAGAAACCGTACAAGCGGCTGATGATTGTCGGCGGGGGCAACATCGGGGCCGGTCTGGCCCGTCGCCTGGAGCAGAGCTACAGCGTCAAACTGATCGAGCGCAACCCGGCGCGGGCCGAAAGCCTGTCCGAAATGCTGGAGAACACCATCGTCTTTTGCGGCGACGCCTCCGATCAGGAGCTGCTGAGCGAAGAGCACATCGAACAGATCGATGTGTTTGTCGCCGTCACCAACGATGATGAAGCCAATATCATGTCGGCAATGCTGGCCAAGCGAATGGGGGCCAAGAAGGTCATGGTACTGATCCAGCGCGGTGCCTATGTCGACCTGGTTCAGGGCGGCACCATCGATATAGCGATCTCACCGCAACAGGCCACCATTTCAGCCTTGCTGACCCACGTGCGCAAAGCTGACATTGTCAACGTCTCCTCGCTACGCCGCGGCGCGGCCGAGGCGATTGAAGCCATTGCCCACGGCGATGCCAGCACCTCAAAAGTGGTCGGCCGGGCGATCGGGGAGATCAAACTGCCGCCGGGCACCACCATCGGCGCGGTCGTGCGGGGTGATGAAGTCTTGATTGCCCATGACCGCACCGTGATCGAGCAAGATGATCACGTGGTAATGTTCCTGGTCGACAAGAAATATATTCCTGACGTTGAACGCCTGTTCCAACCAAGCCCGTTCTTCCTGTAA
- a CDS encoding TrkH family potassium uptake protein, with protein MVNYRPILFVIGLVLSKIALFMYVPTLLAFFTGTGGFIDFATAVLITHLVAFLCLTLGRTDEFKLGVRDMFLITTLVWTIASAFAALPFVFINHISFTDAYFETMSGITTTGSTVLSGLDDMAPSILLWRSTLQWLGGIGFIVMGVAILPMLNVGGMRLFQTESSDWSDKSSPRTKNVAKNIVNVYLILTGLCFIGYLLAGMNTFDAINHAFTTLSTGGYSTSDGSMNHFSNRAHWVAIVFMFAGGLPFLLFVQALRKKKATALLKDAQVRGFTLLVLSAGLAVALWLTWQQDYTFNDAFRVALFNIISVVTTTGFGLSDFSAWGPFPTIVFAFIMLAGGCSGSTAGGAKIFRFQVALALLRKQMMQLIHPSGIFVQRYNGRPVTDNIVRSVVAFALTFILTIIVVAAILGGLGLDPITSITGAMTAVANVGPGMGEVIGPTGNFATLPDLAKWVLSFGMLMGRLEILTVLVVFFPAFWRN; from the coding sequence ATGGTGAACTACCGTCCCATTTTATTTGTGATCGGGCTGGTCCTCTCCAAGATCGCCCTGTTCATGTACGTGCCCACGCTGCTGGCTTTTTTCACCGGCACCGGGGGCTTTATCGACTTTGCTACTGCGGTGCTGATCACCCACCTGGTGGCGTTTCTCTGCCTGACGCTCGGCCGCACCGACGAGTTCAAGCTCGGGGTGCGGGACATGTTCCTGATCACCACCCTGGTGTGGACCATTGCCAGCGCCTTCGCCGCCTTGCCGTTTGTATTCATTAACCACATCAGCTTCACCGATGCCTATTTCGAAACCATGTCGGGGATCACCACCACAGGTTCAACCGTGCTCAGCGGCCTGGATGACATGGCGCCGAGCATCCTGCTGTGGCGCTCGACTCTGCAGTGGCTGGGCGGGATCGGCTTTATCGTGATGGGCGTGGCGATCCTGCCGATGCTCAACGTGGGCGGGATGCGGCTGTTCCAGACCGAATCGTCCGACTGGTCGGATAAAAGCTCACCGCGAACCAAAAACGTGGCAAAGAATATCGTCAATGTCTATCTGATCCTGACCGGGCTGTGCTTTATCGGCTACCTGCTGGCCGGGATGAACACCTTTGATGCCATCAACCATGCATTTACCACCCTATCGACCGGCGGCTATTCCACCTCCGACGGCTCGATGAACCACTTTTCCAACCGGGCCCACTGGGTGGCGATTGTGTTCATGTTTGCCGGGGGACTGCCATTCCTGCTGTTTGTGCAGGCGCTGCGCAAGAAAAAAGCCACCGCGCTGCTCAAGGATGCCCAGGTACGCGGGTTCACCCTGCTGGTGCTCTCTGCCGGACTGGCGGTGGCGCTGTGGCTGACCTGGCAGCAGGACTATACCTTCAACGATGCATTTCGGGTGGCCCTGTTCAATATCATCTCGGTGGTTACCACCACCGGCTTCGGGTTATCCGACTTCTCGGCCTGGGGGCCGTTTCCGACCATTGTCTTCGCCTTCATAATGCTGGCCGGTGGGTGCTCCGGCTCCACTGCTGGCGGGGCAAAAATCTTCCGTTTCCAGGTGGCGCTGGCGCTGCTGCGCAAGCAGATGATGCAGCTGATCCACCCATCGGGTATTTTCGTCCAGCGCTACAACGGCCGCCCGGTAACCGACAATATCGTCCGCTCGGTGGTGGCCTTTGCCCTGACGTTTATCCTCACCATCATCGTGGTCGCGGCCATCTTAGGCGGGTTGGGGCTTGACCCCATCACCAGCATCACCGGCGCAATGACGGCAGTGGCCAATGTCGGACCGGGGATGGGCGAGGTGATCGGGCCGACCGGTAACTTTGCCACCCTGCCGGATCTGGCCAAATGGGTCTTGAGCTTCGGAATGTTGATGGGCCGGTTGGAAATTCTGACCGTGCTGGTGGTGTTCTTCCCTGCATTCTGGCGCAACTGA
- the trhA gene encoding PAQR family membrane homeostasis protein TrhA, which produces MAKQTAACSEYSVAEEVANSISHGLGMIFGIVGLVLLLNQAIDAGADGLSITSLSIYGSSMILLYLASTLYHAIPFERAKRALKTFDHCAIYLLIAGTYTPFLLISLRTPLAITLMAVIWSIALVGIILKIAFVYRFKRLSLITYLVMGWLALVAVYPLALSLSTGGLVLLAVGGVVYSLGVIFYVWDRVPFNHAIWHLFVLGGTVCHFFSIYLYVKPI; this is translated from the coding sequence ATGGCGAAGCAAACGGCAGCCTGCTCAGAATATTCGGTGGCCGAAGAGGTAGCAAATAGTATCAGCCACGGGTTGGGGATGATTTTTGGGATTGTCGGCCTGGTGTTGTTGCTCAACCAGGCGATTGATGCCGGCGCAGACGGGCTGAGTATAACCAGCCTGAGTATTTACGGCAGCAGCATGATCCTGCTCTATCTGGCCTCGACTCTGTATCATGCGATCCCGTTTGAGCGCGCCAAGCGGGCGCTCAAAACCTTCGATCACTGTGCTATCTATTTGCTGATCGCCGGGACTTACACGCCTTTCTTGCTGATCTCCCTGCGCACGCCGCTGGCCATCACCCTGATGGCGGTGATCTGGAGCATCGCCCTGGTCGGCATTATCCTCAAGATTGCCTTCGTTTACCGGTTTAAACGCTTGTCCCTGATCACGTATCTGGTGATGGGTTGGCTGGCGCTGGTTGCGGTTTACCCGCTGGCCCTGTCGCTGTCGACCGGGGGGCTGGTCTTGCTGGCCGTCGGTGGCGTGGTCTATTCGCTCGGGGTGATTTTCTATGTCTGGGACCGGGTGCCGTTCAACCATGCCATCTGGCACCTGTTCGTGCTCGGCGGCACCGTGTGCCACTTCTTTTCGATTTACCTCTACGTTAAGCCGATCTGA
- a CDS encoding sporulation protein, with product MSLLRKSLASLGIGAAKVDAVLQRDVLIPGETLPVTVVVQGGKAEQTVERIQLYLCCQYLEEIETDSESETPETETIRQTCTLASWSLDEAFTVAAGDTRQFEVELTLPFNTPITIGDVKVWLETHLDIPLALDPTDNDRLTVRPDPLMDGVFTALEQAGLRIRQVECEAAQGFPLPFVQEFELVPVDGPFHGRWRELEIVAYRHETELALWFEIDRRHHGLRGMLAGLLGQGELERHCVIPADTPPVQAGEQVLTYLDLHT from the coding sequence ATGTCTTTGTTACGAAAAAGCCTGGCCAGTCTCGGCATTGGTGCGGCGAAAGTCGATGCGGTGTTGCAGCGGGATGTCCTGATCCCGGGAGAAACCCTGCCGGTCACCGTGGTCGTGCAGGGGGGCAAGGCGGAGCAGACGGTGGAGCGGATTCAGCTTTATCTGTGTTGCCAGTACCTGGAAGAGATTGAGACGGACAGCGAGAGCGAGACACCCGAGACGGAAACCATCCGCCAGACGTGCACGTTAGCGAGCTGGTCGCTGGATGAAGCCTTTACCGTGGCGGCCGGGGATACCCGGCAGTTTGAGGTGGAGCTCACCCTACCCTTCAATACGCCGATCACCATCGGTGATGTCAAGGTCTGGCTCGAGACGCATCTGGATATTCCTTTGGCGCTGGATCCGACGGATAATGATCGGCTGACGGTGCGCCCGGATCCGCTGATGGACGGGGTGTTCACGGCACTGGAGCAGGCGGGTCTGCGGATCCGTCAGGTTGAGTGTGAAGCGGCGCAAGGTTTTCCCCTGCCCTTTGTGCAGGAGTTTGAGCTGGTGCCGGTCGACGGGCCGTTCCATGGTCGCTGGCGGGAGTTGGAGATAGTGGCCTACCGCCATGAGACGGAACTGGCGCTCTGGTTTGAGATCGATCGCCGTCATCACGGCCTGCGGGGAATGCTGGCTGGATTGCTCGGACAAGGCGAGCTGGAACGGCATTGTGTGATCCCGGCCGACACACCGCCGGTGCAGGCCGGCGAGCAGGTGCTGACGTACCTGGATCTGCACACCTGA
- a CDS encoding FadR/GntR family transcriptional regulator: MERDQQRLVTNRNLSYKLAESIGQRILRGETVPGDILPGEVELGEMYGVSRTAVREAIKMLAAKGMVLPRPRIGTRVLPKRNWNYLDQDLLVWLSSEQHQELVTEFQQVRMTLEPQAAALTAENASEADRAELKALMDAMYQLGENFDQEQWIDVDTRFHQLIYFASGNHFISPFGNLFKAVFENYFRIITRDRILKLDIHQRIVDGILARDPEAARQATIDLLK, from the coding sequence ATGGAACGGGATCAGCAGCGGTTAGTTACCAACCGTAATCTATCTTATAAACTGGCCGAGTCGATTGGCCAGCGGATTTTGCGTGGGGAAACAGTACCGGGCGATATTTTACCGGGTGAAGTTGAGCTGGGCGAAATGTATGGCGTCAGCCGAACAGCGGTTCGCGAAGCGATCAAGATGCTTGCTGCCAAAGGGATGGTGCTGCCCCGTCCCCGGATCGGGACCCGGGTGCTGCCCAAACGCAACTGGAACTACCTGGATCAGGATCTGTTAGTCTGGCTTAGCAGCGAGCAGCATCAGGAGCTAGTGACTGAATTCCAGCAGGTCCGGATGACACTGGAGCCGCAGGCTGCCGCGCTGACGGCAGAGAATGCCAGCGAAGCAGATCGCGCCGAGCTCAAAGCACTGATGGATGCAATGTATCAGCTGGGCGAGAATTTTGATCAGGAGCAGTGGATCGATGTCGATACCCGCTTTCATCAACTGATTTACTTCGCGTCAGGGAATCACTTTATCAGCCCGTTCGGGAACCTGTTCAAAGCGGTCTTTGAAAATTATTTCCGGATCATCACCCGGGATCGCATTCTGAAGCTGGATATCCACCAGCGTATTGTCGACGGGATCCTGGCCCGGGATCCGGAAGCAGCCCGCCAGGCAACCATAGATTTGCTGAAATAA
- a CDS encoding YihD family protein, whose protein sequence is MKAHRVNELIELLHPAWQQSPDLNLVEFLLQLAKEAKYEGNLADLTDDVLIYHLKMRESDPDAMIPGIAKDCETDFKTAILRARGIIK, encoded by the coding sequence ATGAAAGCCCACCGCGTCAACGAACTGATCGAACTTTTGCATCCCGCCTGGCAGCAATCACCGGATCTCAATTTGGTCGAGTTTTTATTACAGCTGGCTAAAGAGGCCAAATATGAGGGGAATCTGGCTGATCTGACTGATGATGTGCTGATCTACCACCTGAAAATGCGCGAAAGCGATCCCGATGCCATGATCCCGGGCATCGCCAAGGATTGCGAAACCGACTTCAAAACCGCGATCCTACGCGCCCGCGGGATCATCAAGTAA
- the ccoG gene encoding cytochrome c oxidase accessory protein CcoG: MSHERIKIKDVTPQEFNPKTHKGTSDRFNPSNRIYVRAMYGVYQKLRRNTGWFLMLLFLGLPWIPYGDRQAILLDIGRQQFNFFGTTLWPQDLTLLASLLMIAAFALFFITTFLGRVWCGYLCPQTVWTFIYIWFEEKLEGPANKRRKQDSMKLTGNLLARKTAKHAAWFAVALITGLTFVGYFLPIKALFVDFFTFNANFWPGFWVLFFAGCTYANAGWMRSIMCIHMCPYARFQSAMFDKDTYIVGYDVERGEARGPRSRKKDPKELGLGDCIDCNLCVQVCPTGIDIRDGLQYECINCGACVDACDQTMDRMGYERGLISYTTEHKLAGHKTHVMRPKLLGYGAVMVVMIGLFFYLLSTIQPMGLDVIRDRNQLFKVNTEGLIENTYTLKLLNKTQQPAVFNLHAEGLEEIEWYGQQQVTVAAGEIFTLPVSLGVDPYLLQKPIADITFVMEKEADGEVLELRTESRFIGNLR, translated from the coding sequence ATGAGCCATGAAAGAATCAAGATAAAGGATGTAACACCGCAAGAGTTCAATCCCAAAACCCACAAAGGCACTTCGGATCGCTTCAATCCCAGCAACCGCATTTATGTCCGGGCGATGTATGGTGTCTACCAGAAGCTGCGCCGCAACACGGGCTGGTTTCTGATGCTCCTGTTTCTGGGGCTGCCCTGGATCCCTTATGGTGATCGCCAGGCCATTCTGCTCGATATCGGCCGCCAACAGTTCAATTTCTTCGGGACCACTCTCTGGCCCCAGGATCTGACCCTGCTGGCCAGCTTACTGATGATCGCGGCCTTTGCTTTGTTCTTCATCACAACCTTTTTGGGCCGGGTCTGGTGCGGCTACCTCTGCCCCCAAACGGTCTGGACCTTTATCTATATCTGGTTTGAAGAAAAACTCGAAGGGCCGGCCAACAAACGCCGCAAACAGGATAGTATGAAACTAACCGGCAACCTGCTGGCCAGAAAAACCGCCAAACACGCCGCCTGGTTCGCGGTCGCCCTGATCACCGGCCTGACCTTTGTCGGCTACTTCCTGCCAATCAAAGCGCTGTTTGTCGACTTCTTTACCTTCAATGCTAATTTCTGGCCCGGCTTCTGGGTGCTGTTCTTTGCCGGCTGTACCTACGCCAACGCCGGCTGGATGCGCTCGATCATGTGTATTCACATGTGTCCTTACGCCCGTTTCCAGTCAGCCATGTTCGACAAAGACACCTACATTGTCGGCTACGACGTCGAACGCGGTGAAGCCCGTGGGCCGCGATCGCGCAAGAAAGATCCGAAAGAGCTCGGCCTGGGCGACTGTATCGACTGTAACCTCTGTGTTCAGGTCTGCCCGACCGGGATCGATATCCGCGACGGCCTGCAATATGAGTGCATTAACTGTGGCGCCTGTGTCGATGCCTGTGATCAAACCATGGATCGGATGGGCTATGAAAGAGGCCTGATCAGTTATACCACCGAGCATAAACTGGCAGGCCACAAAACCCATGTCATGCGACCGAAATTGCTGGGCTACGGCGCGGTGATGGTGGTGATGATCGGCCTGTTCTTCTATCTGCTGAGCACCATTCAGCCGATGGGACTGGACGTGATCCGCGACCGTAACCAGCTGTTTAAGGTCAATACCGAAGGGTTGATTGAAAACACCTATACCCTGAAGCTGCTCAATAAAACCCAGCAACCAGCCGTGTTTAACCTGCATGCCGAAGGGCTGGAAGAAATTGAGTGGTACGGCCAGCAACAGGTCACGGTCGCAGCCGGGGAAATCTTTACCCTGCCGGTCAGCCTGGGCGTTGACCCGTATCTGCTCCAGAAGCCGATTGCCGACATTACCTTCGTGATGGAAAAAGAAGCAGACGGCGAAGTCCTGGAGCTGCGCACCGAAAGCCGCTTTATCGGGAATTTGCGCTAA
- a CDS encoding serine/threonine protein kinase produces the protein MTQQDGFSFSDLTPDLLLDALDSIGVRAESGLLPLNSYENRVYQFSAEDGARYVTKFYRPQRWSDAQIQEEHDFAHELSEQEIPVAAPIIHDGQSLHHYQDHRFALFPSLGGRQFEVDNYDHLEWVGRFLGRIHRVGQRQPFRHRPTISLTEYLEQPRALLENSPFIPDHLKAAFFTDLDRLIDELSLRWHTDWQPLRLHGDCHPGNILWRDGPLFVDLDDARNGPAVQDLWMLLSGERSEQLAQLDTLLEAYGEFADFEPKELQLIEPLRGLRMVYYMAWLAKRWQDPAFPRAFPWFADSKYWEGQVLAFKEQLAALNEPPLQLMPQW, from the coding sequence ATGACACAACAAGATGGTTTTAGCTTTTCTGATCTGACCCCCGACTTGCTGCTCGATGCCCTCGACAGTATCGGGGTACGTGCCGAGTCCGGCCTGCTGCCCCTCAACAGCTACGAAAACCGGGTCTACCAGTTCAGTGCCGAAGACGGTGCCCGCTATGTCACCAAGTTCTACCGCCCGCAGCGCTGGAGCGACGCGCAAATCCAGGAAGAGCACGACTTTGCCCATGAGCTGAGTGAGCAGGAAATTCCGGTCGCCGCCCCGATCATCCACGATGGCCAGAGCCTACATCACTACCAGGATCACCGCTTTGCTTTATTTCCCAGCCTGGGCGGACGCCAGTTCGAAGTCGATAATTATGACCATTTAGAATGGGTCGGCCGTTTTCTCGGCCGGATCCACCGGGTCGGCCAGCGCCAGCCCTTCCGGCACCGCCCGACCATCAGCCTGACCGAATATCTGGAGCAGCCCAGAGCCTTGCTGGAAAACAGCCCGTTTATTCCGGACCACCTGAAAGCGGCGTTCTTTACCGATCTCGATCGCCTGATCGACGAGCTATCCCTGCGCTGGCACACTGATTGGCAGCCCCTGCGCCTGCACGGCGACTGTCACCCGGGTAATATTCTCTGGCGTGACGGACCGCTTTTTGTCGATCTCGATGATGCCCGCAACGGCCCAGCGGTGCAGGATTTGTGGATGCTGCTGAGCGGCGAGCGCAGCGAGCAGCTGGCCCAGCTCGATACCCTGCTCGAAGCCTACGGCGAATTTGCCGATTTCGAACCGAAAGAATTGCAACTTATTGAGCCATTGCGCGGTCTTAGAATGGTCTACTATATGGCCTGGCTGGCCAAACGCTGGCAAGACCCGGCGTTTCCGCGGGCTTTCCCCTGGTTTGCCGACAGCAAATACTGGGAAGGGCAAGTCCTGGCGTTCAAGGAACAACTGGCCGCTTTAAATGAACCACCCCTGCAACTGATGCCGCAGTGGTGA
- a CDS encoding thiol:disulfide interchange protein DsbA/DsbL, with amino-acid sequence MFKKLFALATAALLSFSVQAAKFTEGDYYKVLELPKSSTPIVTEFFSFYCPHCHRFEPMIQALKKTLPDNAKLQKSHVSFMGGAMGKSMSKAYATAVVLGVEDRMIPVLFARIHEMNKPPRNDQELRQIFIDEGVTAEDFDGAFNSFAVNSMVNRFDKGFQDSGLTGVPALIVNNKYLVQTGKIATTEEYFELVNYLLKK; translated from the coding sequence ATGTTTAAAAAGCTATTTGCACTGGCGACCGCAGCTTTGCTGTCATTCTCGGTTCAGGCTGCCAAATTCACTGAAGGGGATTATTACAAGGTGTTGGAGCTGCCGAAGTCCAGTACCCCGATCGTAACTGAGTTTTTCTCCTTTTACTGCCCGCACTGCCACCGCTTTGAGCCAATGATCCAGGCACTGAAGAAAACTCTGCCGGACAATGCCAAGCTACAGAAAAGCCACGTCTCTTTCATGGGCGGCGCGATGGGTAAATCCATGAGCAAAGCCTACGCGACGGCTGTGGTCCTGGGCGTTGAAGACAGAATGATCCCAGTACTGTTTGCTCGCATTCATGAGATGAACAAGCCACCACGCAACGACCAGGAACTGCGTCAAATCTTCATTGATGAAGGTGTCACAGCCGAAGATTTCGACGGCGCCTTCAACAGCTTTGCCGTGAACTCTATGGTCAACCGCTTTGACAAAGGCTTCCAGGACAGCGGCCTGACCGGCGTCCCGGCGCTGATCGTCAACAACAAGTACCTGGTGCAAACCGGCAAAATTGCCACCACCGAAGAGTACTTCGAGCTGGTCAACTACCTGCTGAAAAAGTAA
- a CDS encoding DUF2059 domain-containing protein, with protein MKKTLLLMVLCLPVSVLADDAAHTASAKKLIDILNIYGSYIRTVEDLRPSMLSQYVRFIDKENGEEALMAVSYSHMQTKILTDFYHSEKVKNATVDFYKESFTIEELDAAVEFYQTPVGQKLINELPQLQQKLQLFFASEVNKLQPQAERLMVDFKKDLKRLRDAQS; from the coding sequence ATGAAAAAAACGTTGTTGTTGATGGTGTTGTGTTTGCCTGTTTCGGTATTGGCTGATGATGCGGCGCATACAGCTTCAGCTAAAAAGCTGATTGATATACTGAATATTTATGGATCCTATATAAGAACGGTGGAAGACCTTCGCCCTAGCATGTTGAGTCAGTACGTCCGATTCATCGATAAAGAAAATGGAGAAGAAGCATTAATGGCGGTGAGTTATAGTCATATGCAAACGAAAATACTGACCGATTTTTACCATTCCGAAAAGGTAAAAAATGCGACTGTCGATTTTTATAAAGAGTCGTTTACCATCGAAGAGCTGGACGCCGCAGTTGAATTTTATCAAACGCCTGTGGGGCAAAAGCTGATTAATGAACTCCCTCAGCTGCAACAGAAGCTGCAATTATTTTTTGCGTCTGAAGTCAACAAACTTCAACCGCAAGCAGAACGCCTGATGGTTGATTTTAAGAAAGATCTGAAACGATTAAGAGATGCTCAAAGTTAA
- a CDS encoding YifB family Mg chelatase-like AAA ATPase — protein MTLAIVHSRASVGVGAPPVTVEVHISNGMPALTLVGLPETTVKEARDRVRSAIVNANFEFPSRRITVNLAPADLPKEGGRFDLPIALGILAASGQIPTQSLQDYEFLGELALSGQLRPVKGALPAALAAKRAGRCLVVPDRNGDQVALVGSECHKSAPDLLAVCGQLCGQQQLSLSLRQPSPTEETAPASGRDMQDIIGQQQGKRALEIAAAGGHNLLFLGPPGTGKTMLASRLCDLLPAMSIEEALETAAVTSLTQQALHEGNWRQRPFRTPHHSSSMAALVGGGSVPRPGEISLAHNGILFLDEMPEFERKVLDSLREPLESGEIVISRATSKTCFPARFQLVGALNPSPTGYYEGNQARTNPQAILRYLGKLSGPLLDRFDMSIEIPALPRGTLAEGGDRGDSTAVIRERVLQARTAMVARAGKVNALLSTRELERHCALVRADADFLETALHQLGLSIRAYHRIIKVARTIADLAGCAQIERAHLAEALGYRAMDRLMKQLTSQMG, from the coding sequence ATGACATTAGCCATAGTTCACAGCCGCGCCAGTGTCGGCGTCGGCGCCCCGCCGGTGACGGTGGAAGTGCATATCAGCAACGGAATGCCGGCGCTGACCTTAGTTGGGTTGCCGGAAACTACGGTCAAGGAAGCCCGGGATCGGGTCCGTAGTGCGATTGTGAACGCCAATTTTGAGTTTCCTTCCCGCCGTATTACGGTGAATCTGGCCCCGGCTGATTTGCCCAAAGAAGGCGGCCGTTTCGACCTGCCGATTGCATTGGGAATTCTCGCCGCTTCCGGACAAATTCCGACACAAAGTCTGCAAGATTATGAGTTTTTAGGTGAATTAGCCCTGTCCGGCCAGCTCCGTCCGGTCAAGGGCGCGTTGCCGGCAGCGCTGGCGGCCAAACGGGCCGGACGGTGTTTGGTGGTGCCGGATCGCAATGGTGATCAGGTCGCGCTGGTGGGGAGCGAATGCCATAAATCGGCGCCGGATCTGCTGGCGGTGTGCGGCCAGTTATGTGGTCAGCAGCAGTTGAGTTTGTCGCTGCGCCAGCCCTCGCCAACGGAAGAAACTGCGCCCGCTTCCGGACGGGACATGCAGGATATTATCGGTCAGCAGCAGGGCAAGCGGGCATTGGAGATTGCCGCCGCCGGCGGCCACAATCTGCTTTTTCTCGGCCCGCCCGGCACCGGGAAAACCATGCTGGCCTCGCGGTTGTGCGATCTGCTACCGGCGATGAGCATCGAGGAGGCACTGGAGACAGCCGCAGTGACCTCGCTGACCCAGCAGGCGCTGCACGAAGGCAACTGGCGCCAGCGCCCTTTTCGCACCCCGCACCATTCGAGCTCGATGGCGGCGCTGGTCGGCGGTGGCTCGGTGCCGCGGCCGGGAGAGATCTCCCTGGCCCATAACGGCATTTTGTTTCTCGATGAAATGCCGGAGTTCGAGCGCAAGGTACTCGATTCACTGCGCGAGCCGCTGGAGTCCGGCGAGATTGTGATCTCCCGCGCCACCAGCAAAACCTGTTTCCCGGCCCGCTTTCAGCTGGTGGGCGCGCTGAACCCGAGCCCGACCGGTTACTATGAGGGCAACCAGGCCCGGACCAATCCGCAGGCTATTCTGCGCTATCTGGGCAAGTTGTCCGGCCCCTTGCTGGACCGGTTTGATATGTCGATTGAGATCCCCGCCCTGCCCCGCGGCACGCTGGCTGAAGGTGGCGATCGCGGCGATTCAACTGCGGTGATCCGTGAACGGGTGCTGCAGGCACGCACGGCGATGGTGGCGCGCGCCGGGAAAGTGAATGCGCTGCTGTCGACCCGTGAGCTGGAGCGCCACTGTGCCCTGGTGCGGGCCGATGCTGATTTTCTTGAAACCGCGCTGCACCAGCTCGGTTTATCGATCCGCGCCTATCATCGGATCATCAAGGTGGCGCGGACGATCGCCGATCTGGCGGGATGTGCCCAGATTGAGCGGGCGCATCTGGCCGAAGCGCTGGGTTACCGGGCGATGGATCGGTTGATGAAGCAGCTGACCAGCCAGATGGGATGA